The following proteins are co-located in the Mesotoga sp. BH458_6_3_2_1 genome:
- the pheA gene encoding prephenate dehydratase — protein MKKKSIAFQGEHGAYSEQAIKKLSGESPITIPCRSFREMLNLVQYGKADYAILPVENSLAGTVIPAYDALVDSDLLVQAEVMLRIEHCLMAPKGKTICDIKYVISHHQALSQCSEHLEKEGLVAKEYYDTAGAAKDLAVCEMESTAAIASELAAETYGLEILRRNFEDLETNTTRFFLMGRESMPCIGKCKTSIIFTTEHKPGALFSVLRELSDRNLNLTKIESRPFKREMWRYIFFVDFEGTVADRQVKEGIKAISDRCSYFKFLGSYRSANYEM, from the coding sequence TTGAAGAAAAAGAGTATCGCTTTTCAGGGCGAACACGGAGCTTATTCAGAACAGGCTATAAAAAAGCTGTCCGGGGAGTCACCTATTACTATTCCATGCAGATCGTTTCGAGAGATGTTGAATCTTGTTCAGTATGGAAAAGCAGACTACGCAATTCTCCCCGTGGAAAACTCGCTTGCCGGCACAGTGATTCCTGCTTACGATGCTTTGGTGGATAGTGATCTTCTTGTCCAGGCAGAGGTTATGCTTCGAATTGAGCATTGCCTTATGGCTCCCAAGGGTAAAACGATCTGTGACATAAAATACGTGATTTCTCACCATCAGGCGTTGTCACAGTGCTCGGAACATCTGGAAAAAGAGGGCCTTGTGGCGAAAGAATACTATGACACTGCCGGCGCAGCGAAGGACCTGGCGGTTTGCGAGATGGAGTCGACAGCTGCAATCGCCAGCGAACTTGCGGCCGAAACTTATGGGCTTGAAATCTTAAGGAGGAATTTCGAAGATCTCGAGACAAATACAACCAGATTCTTCTTAATGGGTAGAGAATCCATGCCATGTATTGGAAAATGCAAGACATCTATTATATTCACGACGGAGCATAAGCCCGGCGCCTTGTTCAGTGTCCTCCGAGAGTTGTCAGATCGCAATCTTAATCTGACGAAAATCGAATCAAGGCCTTTCAAGAGAGAGATGTGGCGCTATATATTCTTTGTAGATTTTGAAGGAACGGTAGCTGACAGACAAGTGAAAGAGGGAATCAAGGCAATCAGTGACCGTTGCAGTTACTTCAAATTCCTTGGTTCATATCGCTCTGCCAACTACGAGATGTGA
- a CDS encoding MerR family transcriptional regulator, producing the protein MNAKQVAELSGLSVRALHHYDEIGLLRPRRNAQNGYREYSEEDLDKLQQILFFRQCGFSLERIKKLLSNPRFDRARAFELQKKHLMLEKERIEAMLSTLERTLKTLKGEDSMSQREKFKGFDFSCNPYEEEARQLWGDETVEKSNDFIASKSDRERKDMEKILDELFRELAEIRDEDPDSDLVQEAIDRMYKVFNESFGHYYSLESFASLGNMYVMDDRFKANIDKYGEGLADFLSKAMQEYSDRQSER; encoded by the coding sequence TTGAACGCAAAACAGGTTGCCGAGCTTTCGGGCCTTTCTGTAAGGGCACTTCATCATTATGACGAGATTGGGCTCTTGAGACCCAGGCGTAATGCTCAAAATGGATACAGAGAGTATTCGGAAGAAGATCTCGACAAACTTCAGCAGATTCTCTTCTTCAGACAGTGTGGCTTCTCTTTGGAGAGGATCAAGAAGCTTCTCAGCAATCCGAGGTTCGATAGAGCCAGGGCCTTCGAGCTTCAGAAGAAACACTTGATGCTGGAGAAAGAGAGAATTGAGGCTATGCTTAGCACACTGGAAAGGACGCTCAAGACTTTGAAAGGAGAAGACTCGATGAGTCAGAGAGAAAAGTTCAAGGGATTCGATTTCTCTTGCAACCCCTATGAAGAAGAAGCGAGACAACTTTGGGGTGATGAGACGGTTGAAAAGAGTAACGATTTTATCGCTTCGAAGAGCGACCGGGAGAGGAAGGATATGGAGAAGATACTAGATGAGCTTTTCAGAGAACTAGCAGAGATTAGAGATGAAGATCCCGATTCAGACCTTGTACAAGAAGCAATAGACAGAATGTATAAGGTCTTTAACGAAAGTTTTGGACATTACTATAGTCTTGAGTCTTTTGCCTCTCTAGGCAACATGTATGTGATGGATGATAGGTTCAAAGCAAACATAGATAAGTATGGTGAAGGGTTAGCGGATTTTCTTTCGAAAGCGATGCAGGAGTATTCAGATAGGCAATCCGAACGATGA
- a CDS encoding DUF1254 domain-containing protein: MSLKKSLTLLSFILIFAAIVGAGSNQATSNCDEAREIARQAYVFAYPMLENLRTMTLQAVLPGSFNRFEHSEGLLGPEFREIVRPNNDTVFSAAWLDLRAEPVIIQIPTICERYYSLQFVDMFTHNFAYAGTRTTGCGAGTFLIAGPKSSAEVPASVDKVFTSEGNFVLCLVRISINPEILSEFDAIHKIQERFLVQPLSSFCGYEAPEPIRMDVFPVFRQERAESAGFISYLNFLLGQLEIHPSEKALIERFGLIGIGPNLPFDESDLNSEIRAAIEQGVEDAIEIILRPDELLGTTKNGWSLTNRVFGNRNQMQGKYEIRASAAYIGLYGNDLEEAYYPISYADADGKSYDGSKYNYLIHFESHEIPPVGPGGFWSITIYDEDQFMVPNPMNRYSIGDRSRLSYNDDGSLDIYIQHASPGVDHENNWLPAPDGKFSLSLRMYMPSPRALDPLYCPPGVEKEKSGD; the protein is encoded by the coding sequence ATGAGTCTGAAGAAGTCATTGACGTTACTATCTTTCATTTTGATTTTTGCTGCCATAGTTGGCGCAGGATCGAATCAGGCAACGAGCAACTGCGATGAAGCAAGGGAAATTGCAAGGCAAGCATATGTTTTTGCCTACCCAATGCTCGAGAATCTTCGAACCATGACTCTCCAGGCTGTACTTCCCGGTTCATTTAACAGATTTGAACACAGTGAAGGTTTGCTTGGACCTGAATTCAGAGAGATCGTCCGCCCGAATAACGATACAGTCTTTTCTGCAGCATGGCTTGATTTGAGAGCCGAACCAGTCATAATTCAAATACCTACGATATGTGAAAGATACTACTCTCTGCAATTTGTCGATATGTTTACACATAACTTCGCATATGCAGGAACAAGAACCACCGGTTGCGGAGCAGGGACTTTCTTGATCGCCGGTCCCAAGTCATCGGCAGAAGTTCCCGCGAGCGTTGATAAAGTATTCACCAGCGAAGGAAACTTCGTTTTGTGTTTAGTAAGGATTTCAATAAACCCAGAGATATTAAGTGAGTTTGACGCGATACACAAAATTCAAGAGAGATTTCTAGTCCAGCCCCTTAGTTCCTTCTGCGGTTATGAAGCTCCTGAACCAATCAGAATGGATGTCTTCCCGGTCTTCAGACAGGAACGAGCCGAGTCGGCCGGTTTTATCTCCTATCTGAACTTCCTTCTAGGCCAGCTAGAAATTCATCCATCTGAGAAAGCATTGATCGAGCGATTCGGCCTTATTGGAATAGGACCGAATCTCCCGTTTGACGAATCAGATCTTAACTCCGAGATACGGGCTGCAATTGAGCAAGGGGTTGAAGATGCCATAGAAATCATACTCAGACCAGATGAACTGCTGGGAACTACTAAGAATGGCTGGAGTCTTACAAATCGAGTCTTCGGTAATCGAAACCAGATGCAGGGTAAGTATGAGATTCGAGCTTCGGCGGCGTACATAGGTCTCTATGGAAACGATCTTGAGGAAGCCTACTATCCCATAAGTTATGCAGATGCCGATGGAAAATCTTATGATGGCTCAAAGTATAATTACCTGATCCATTTTGAAAGCCACGAAATTCCACCCGTTGGACCGGGTGGATTCTGGTCCATCACAATCTACGATGAAGACCAGTTCATGGTACCAAATCCAATGAACAGATACTCAATAGGTGATCGGTCAAGATTGTCATATAACGATGACGGGTCTCTCGACATCTACATACAACACGCTTCGCCTGGAGTTGATCATGAAAACAACTGGCTTCCGGCTCCAGATGGAAAGTTTTCACTGTCGCTAAGAATGTATATGCCTTCACCGAGAGCCCTTGATCCTCTCTACTGCCCTCCTGGAGTGGAAAAAGAAAAATCAGGAGACTAG
- a CDS encoding acyl-CoA dehydratase activase produces MNFLNRIGLCIGSSTISWYDGQTPRRLLHEGNPLKVLKSFLPEILETGLVVVTGKKGRKLLNLPQIPEVEATEFAYKELKSKYGYHEAIVSVGGENFTLYKLNDKGNITAVFTGSKCASGTGEFFLQQLKRMDIGLDDANAVETDEIYELSSRCTVFCKSDCTHALNKGTPKESVLNGLGKVMSDKIGELMHRAGVKKILLVGGVTKNRLMLNHLKEIAEITIPDEALFFEAFGAYLHANTLEEIEIEKESVFKEGVMTFPKNESLSKFVNMVDFKDMPFKTAESGDSCILGVDVGSTTTKAVVMRARDNAILASSYLRTMGDPINATRQCLDEIRNSLDVPVEIIGLGVTGSGRKIVGLYCETSAVYNEIMAHARAASLFDREVDTIFEIGGQDAKYTFLSNGVALDYAMNEACSAGTGSFLEESAKESLNIDYREIGEYALKGQSPPNFSDQCAAFISSDIKTAINEGISREDICAGLVYSICLNYTNRVKAMRPVGKKVFMQGGVCLNQAVPVAMAAVTGKEIIVPPHPGLMGAFGVSLMVKEKLQAGQLEEERFELEALISKEVRYLNTFICDGGAEKCDRKCPIRIIEVGGKKFPFGGACNKYENVRLNLPINRNEYIYTTEREKIVFELPEEKGLETIGISKSLSMNTLFPLFSNFFSSLRFRIVVPDKSDPRGWDRKKSEFCFPVELSHGYTYDLLDKNPDYFFIPAVKGLEVENSVENSVFCPFVQSEPDWLMGSFEELRSKRILTDFFDFSQGFEKEKEKFVSLAKSMGRNREEALAAFSNGVKSYEDSVRRIKEIGERFLENLKNSDFGVVIFGRAYNAFSSDANMGIPEKLASRGIPVVTFDALPYEGERSYEKMYWAWGEMNLKAARYVKNNPKLFALYITNFSCGPDSFLISFFRDIMGKKPSLILELDSHTSDAGVETRIEAFADVVRSSLERKTDLGEKKRAKRPKLLTNNGTFSIELQDGRHIPITDPSVKVIVPTMGEFAAQLIAAAFEKVGINSHVLPRPTELEFQLGKSNSLSKECLPFHLTLGSLIRYLEENKDDESILMYFMPDTRGPCRFGQYSTYIDLWLDKNNANNVLLFSLNSENGYAGIGLKAKLRIWASMIIADEFCNLENALLTLASDRDEAIKAAKKARKIMLESVKRDSFSEMTKKLEEICENISRIPLKSDFESAPKVLLSGEIYVRNDEFSRKSLELFFADNGIIMHASPIEEWIYYLDYILLKRYVPTELGPLKRGAKHVEILIKQAFEKRIKKILEKSGLYKSHLVDIESMVNTSKDFLNPKLTGEAILTLGAVLFESIDTYNGVISIGPFGCMPTRIAEAIAERGLEHLRENSSKLKREIFKIAGNIPILFFESDGNPFTPTVESRLESFVVQVKRVKSLSMELQSQKFK; encoded by the coding sequence GTGAACTTCTTGAATAGAATCGGACTCTGCATAGGCTCAAGCACTATCTCCTGGTATGATGGGCAAACACCCAGAAGACTCTTGCACGAAGGAAATCCACTGAAAGTACTCAAGAGCTTTCTTCCAGAGATTCTTGAAACGGGTTTGGTTGTGGTAACAGGAAAGAAGGGAAGAAAACTGTTGAATCTCCCCCAGATCCCCGAAGTTGAGGCCACTGAATTTGCCTACAAAGAACTGAAAAGCAAGTACGGATATCATGAGGCAATTGTGAGCGTGGGCGGAGAGAATTTCACCCTGTATAAGCTAAACGATAAGGGAAACATTACTGCCGTCTTCACAGGCAGTAAATGCGCTTCAGGAACAGGAGAGTTCTTTCTCCAGCAACTGAAGCGAATGGATATCGGACTCGATGACGCAAACGCCGTGGAAACAGACGAGATTTACGAGCTTTCATCAAGGTGTACCGTATTCTGCAAGAGCGACTGCACACATGCTCTCAATAAGGGAACACCTAAAGAATCCGTCCTAAATGGACTTGGAAAGGTCATGTCTGATAAGATCGGCGAACTCATGCACAGAGCTGGAGTAAAGAAGATACTTCTAGTTGGTGGAGTAACAAAAAATCGACTCATGCTCAACCATCTAAAAGAAATCGCAGAAATCACCATACCAGACGAGGCTCTCTTCTTCGAGGCCTTCGGTGCCTATCTCCATGCCAATACTCTAGAAGAAATCGAGATAGAGAAAGAGAGTGTCTTCAAGGAAGGAGTAATGACTTTCCCGAAGAACGAGTCCCTTTCGAAGTTCGTTAACATGGTTGATTTTAAGGACATGCCTTTCAAAACAGCTGAAAGCGGCGATTCTTGCATTCTCGGCGTGGACGTTGGATCGACCACGACCAAGGCAGTTGTTATGAGAGCAAGGGACAACGCTATTCTAGCGAGTTCATATCTCAGGACTATGGGAGATCCGATAAACGCTACTCGACAGTGCCTGGATGAGATCCGTAATTCTCTAGACGTTCCCGTCGAGATAATTGGTCTCGGGGTCACCGGTTCCGGAAGGAAGATAGTGGGTCTTTATTGCGAAACGAGTGCCGTTTACAATGAGATCATGGCTCACGCAAGGGCTGCCTCATTATTTGATAGAGAAGTCGACACGATATTTGAGATTGGCGGCCAGGATGCCAAATACACTTTCTTATCCAACGGCGTTGCCCTTGACTATGCAATGAACGAAGCCTGTTCTGCTGGTACAGGCTCGTTTCTCGAAGAATCCGCAAAGGAATCTCTGAACATAGATTACAGAGAGATTGGAGAGTATGCGCTTAAGGGTCAATCTCCCCCAAACTTCAGTGATCAGTGTGCGGCTTTTATCAGCAGCGACATAAAGACTGCAATCAACGAGGGTATCTCCAGAGAAGATATCTGCGCCGGCCTGGTTTACTCTATCTGTCTGAACTACACAAACAGAGTAAAGGCCATGAGACCGGTCGGGAAGAAAGTCTTCATGCAGGGAGGTGTGTGTCTCAATCAAGCTGTCCCAGTTGCAATGGCGGCAGTTACTGGAAAGGAGATAATCGTCCCACCTCATCCTGGACTCATGGGTGCCTTTGGTGTATCACTAATGGTTAAGGAAAAGCTTCAAGCGGGTCAACTGGAAGAAGAACGCTTTGAGCTTGAAGCCTTGATCTCAAAAGAAGTACGCTATCTCAACACCTTCATTTGTGACGGTGGAGCAGAGAAGTGCGACAGGAAGTGCCCGATCCGAATAATTGAAGTTGGAGGGAAGAAGTTTCCATTCGGCGGCGCTTGCAACAAGTATGAAAATGTTCGTCTTAACCTTCCCATAAACAGAAACGAATACATATATACTACCGAAAGAGAGAAGATAGTCTTTGAACTGCCAGAAGAAAAGGGCCTGGAGACTATTGGAATCAGCAAGTCTCTCTCGATGAATACCCTCTTCCCCCTGTTCTCAAATTTCTTCAGCAGTCTAAGGTTCAGAATTGTCGTACCGGATAAGTCCGACCCCAGGGGCTGGGATAGAAAGAAATCTGAATTCTGTTTTCCAGTCGAACTATCACATGGTTATACTTATGATCTTCTGGATAAGAATCCAGACTACTTCTTCATTCCTGCAGTCAAGGGCTTAGAGGTTGAGAACTCCGTTGAAAACTCGGTCTTCTGTCCATTTGTCCAGAGCGAGCCGGACTGGCTAATGGGGAGTTTCGAAGAACTCAGATCGAAAAGGATCCTGACAGATTTCTTCGATTTTTCGCAGGGCTTTGAGAAAGAGAAGGAGAAGTTCGTTTCACTTGCGAAGTCAATGGGAAGGAACCGCGAAGAAGCTTTGGCAGCCTTTTCCAACGGAGTGAAATCATACGAAGATAGTGTTAGAAGGATAAAAGAAATTGGAGAGAGGTTTCTTGAGAACCTAAAGAATTCGGATTTTGGTGTCGTTATCTTCGGCCGAGCCTACAATGCTTTTTCCAGTGACGCCAACATGGGAATACCAGAAAAACTAGCTTCACGCGGAATCCCGGTGGTAACTTTTGACGCTCTTCCTTATGAAGGCGAAAGATCGTATGAGAAGATGTACTGGGCCTGGGGTGAAATGAACTTGAAAGCGGCCAGATATGTAAAGAACAATCCAAAGCTATTCGCACTCTACATAACAAACTTCAGCTGTGGACCTGACTCGTTCTTGATTTCCTTCTTCAGAGATATTATGGGGAAAAAGCCGTCCCTGATTCTGGAACTGGATAGTCATACGTCAGATGCCGGAGTAGAGACAAGGATCGAAGCCTTCGCCGATGTCGTCAGAAGCTCTCTCGAAAGAAAGACTGATTTGGGCGAGAAGAAAAGGGCGAAGAGGCCAAAACTTCTGACGAACAACGGGACATTCAGTATAGAGCTACAGGATGGAAGACACATACCAATTACAGATCCTTCGGTCAAAGTAATCGTTCCCACCATGGGCGAGTTTGCGGCTCAGCTTATAGCTGCGGCATTCGAAAAAGTCGGTATAAACAGTCACGTCCTCCCGAGACCGACCGAACTGGAGTTTCAACTGGGGAAATCCAACTCATTATCTAAGGAGTGTTTACCTTTTCACCTGACTCTGGGAAGCCTAATTCGTTACCTCGAGGAGAACAAAGACGACGAAAGCATATTAATGTACTTCATGCCAGACACTCGCGGCCCTTGCCGATTTGGACAGTACAGTACTTACATTGATCTCTGGCTTGACAAGAACAACGCGAACAACGTTCTCCTATTCTCTCTCAATTCTGAAAACGGCTATGCGGGCATAGGACTCAAGGCGAAACTGCGAATCTGGGCGAGCATGATTATTGCAGACGAATTCTGCAATCTTGAAAATGCCTTGCTAACACTGGCATCCGACAGAGATGAGGCAATCAAAGCGGCCAAAAAAGCGCGCAAGATTATGCTTGAGAGTGTCAAAAGAGATTCCTTCAGCGAAATGACCAAGAAACTGGAGGAGATTTGTGAAAACATCTCTCGCATTCCTCTGAAGAGTGATTTCGAAAGTGCACCTAAAGTCCTTCTCTCGGGAGAGATTTACGTCAGGAATGATGAATTCTCCAGAAAGTCTCTGGAGCTGTTTTTCGCCGACAACGGAATAATCATGCATGCATCTCCAATTGAAGAATGGATATATTATCTCGACTACATTCTGCTGAAGAGATATGTACCGACCGAACTCGGTCCGCTCAAGAGGGGAGCGAAACACGTTGAAATTCTTATAAAACAGGCATTTGAGAAAAGGATTAAAAAGATTCTTGAAAAGAGTGGCCTTTACAAGTCACACTTAGTCGACATCGAGTCCATGGTGAACACTTCTAAGGACTTCTTGAATCCGAAGCTTACCGGAGAGGCAATACTGACTCTTGGAGCCGTTTTGTTCGAATCGATAGATACTTACAATGGAGTTATTTCTATAGGCCCATTTGGATGTATGCCTACAAGGATCGCCGAAGCTATTGCAGAAAGAGGTCTGGAGCACCTGAGAGAAAACTCTAGCAAACTCAAGAGGGAGATCTTCAAGATCGCTGGCAACATTCCAATTCTCTTCTTTGAGTCCGATGGAAACCCGTTCACTCCAACCGTTGAGAGCAGGCTTGAATCGTTTGTGGTGCAGGTGAAGAGAGTTAAATCACTTTCGATGGAACTTCAAAGTCAGAAGTTCAAATAA
- a CDS encoding SDR family oxidoreductase, whose protein sequence is MNGYFEKKVAVVTGAASGIGLGLAEGMLSRGAKAVFMADVSQENLDRESERLNSKYEGEAVPFLTDVTKEEQVEKIIKSARKYEGHLDFVFNNAGIGMTIPTEMVTLEIWKNLIDINLWGVIYGTYQAIPIMREQKSGHIVNTASIAGLVPVPYQALYAGTKSAVKTITESLYYELQNEGLRFSVVCPGNVRTAIFRGLTPPPDSVSVEEAVSYIFEKMEKGDLLIVFPQKYRDFDEMYRTDREKFDEFALNLAAERLENYRTKGNYY, encoded by the coding sequence ATGAACGGATACTTTGAGAAGAAAGTTGCTGTTGTTACTGGGGCCGCTTCAGGAATTGGGCTCGGTTTGGCCGAGGGAATGCTTTCTAGAGGCGCGAAGGCTGTATTTATGGCAGATGTAAGTCAGGAAAATCTCGATAGAGAATCGGAAAGACTGAATTCAAAGTATGAAGGGGAAGCAGTACCATTCCTCACTGATGTGACAAAAGAAGAGCAGGTGGAGAAGATCATCAAATCAGCAAGAAAGTACGAAGGACATCTTGACTTTGTATTCAACAATGCCGGAATAGGAATGACGATTCCAACCGAGATGGTGACTCTTGAGATCTGGAAGAATTTGATAGATATCAATCTCTGGGGAGTGATCTACGGAACATACCAAGCCATTCCAATTATGAGAGAGCAGAAATCTGGTCACATAGTAAATACAGCTTCTATAGCGGGACTGGTCCCAGTTCCATATCAAGCGCTTTATGCAGGTACAAAGAGTGCGGTGAAGACTATCACTGAAAGCTTGTATTACGAGCTTCAAAATGAGGGCTTGAGATTCAGTGTTGTATGTCCGGGAAATGTTAGAACGGCTATCTTCAGAGGACTTACTCCTCCACCAGATTCAGTGTCTGTCGAAGAAGCGGTGAGCTACATATTCGAGAAGATGGAGAAAGGAGATCTGCTTATAGTCTTCCCGCAGAAATACCGCGATTTTGACGAAATGTATAGAACAGATCGAGAGAAATTTGATGAGTTTGCACTGAATTTGGCTGCAGAGAGACTGGAGAACTACAGAACCAAAGGTAACTACTATTGA
- a CDS encoding acetoacetate decarboxylase family protein: MSGKKGKFVFNEDFIYKMPAHFGGDPFHPIRVVYGDNTVISVDYETDEDALLNYIPEDFELKEPVVNVQYTNCRDVDWMIGGEYRLIQVTTPVKYVGNSEGLEGVYALVVWENKTCPIIGGREEDGVPKVFADISSERHLENHWFVAASYEQFTFLRIDLQRGDEVSEENLTELNKNPKINLFGWRYLPNLGKGGATLSHATLYPQEMVLKKMWIGTGSVEWTGLSYEQHPLQTRIIRSLEALPIRRFTSASMAQGIVRLNVGDSRILP, encoded by the coding sequence GTGTCTGGGAAAAAAGGGAAATTCGTCTTTAACGAGGACTTCATCTACAAGATGCCTGCTCATTTTGGGGGGGACCCATTTCACCCTATAAGGGTTGTCTACGGTGATAATACAGTTATCTCTGTTGACTATGAAACAGACGAAGATGCGCTGCTAAACTACATCCCCGAAGACTTTGAACTGAAGGAGCCGGTTGTCAATGTTCAGTATACCAATTGCAGGGATGTAGATTGGATGATTGGGGGAGAGTACAGGCTCATCCAGGTGACGACACCTGTGAAGTATGTTGGAAATTCAGAGGGTCTCGAAGGAGTATATGCGCTTGTCGTATGGGAAAACAAAACCTGCCCGATAATTGGGGGGCGTGAAGAGGATGGAGTGCCGAAGGTTTTCGCAGACATTTCGTCTGAGCGTCATCTGGAGAATCACTGGTTTGTGGCGGCCAGCTACGAGCAGTTCACCTTCCTGAGAATCGATCTTCAAAGAGGTGATGAGGTAAGTGAAGAGAATCTTACCGAGCTAAACAAGAATCCGAAGATCAATCTGTTTGGATGGAGATATTTGCCCAATTTAGGAAAGGGGGGTGCTACTCTGAGCCATGCTACTCTGTATCCTCAAGAGATGGTGTTGAAGAAAATGTGGATTGGTACAGGCTCCGTGGAGTGGACTGGCCTTTCTTATGAGCAACATCCGTTGCAGACAAGGATCATAAGATCATTGGAAGCTTTGCCGATCAGAAGGTTTACATCGGCAAGTATGGCCCAAGGAATTGTCAGGTTGAATGTCGGCGATTCCAGGATACTTCCATAA
- a CDS encoding histidine phosphatase family protein, with product MTTIYLMRHGQSQANVERIFANSNEGFPLTEEGILQAEMAARFLRLKNIRRIYSSPILRAIETSSIVSSELEIEAKPLDEIREFHVGELEGKLIEGEAASAFLKLVRDWIGGKKDERIPEGESHRQVIKRFWKAMNTIVDECPEGEVLAISHGGFLSMTLPFVCNGIDPEYFFSRSGVSIANCAITTVKACRYGDSISLELLDWANTSHMELDFEKEPIENVWNSED from the coding sequence ATGACAACAATATATCTGATGCGCCACGGCCAGAGTCAGGCAAATGTTGAAAGGATATTCGCAAATAGCAATGAAGGTTTCCCGCTTACAGAAGAAGGGATACTGCAGGCCGAAATGGCGGCGCGCTTTTTGAGATTAAAGAATATACGCAGGATATATTCCTCGCCGATATTGAGAGCAATTGAGACATCGAGCATAGTATCTTCAGAATTGGAAATTGAGGCCAAACCCCTGGACGAAATCAGGGAGTTTCACGTCGGTGAACTTGAGGGTAAGTTGATTGAAGGCGAAGCAGCGAGCGCATTCCTAAAGCTTGTCAGAGACTGGATCGGGGGTAAGAAAGATGAGCGAATTCCCGAGGGTGAGAGCCATAGACAGGTTATCAAACGATTCTGGAAAGCAATGAATACTATCGTAGATGAATGCCCAGAGGGAGAAGTCCTGGCCATAAGTCACGGAGGCTTTCTGTCAATGACACTTCCCTTCGTCTGCAACGGGATTGATCCTGAGTATTTCTTCTCGAGATCAGGCGTCTCGATAGCCAATTGCGCCATTACCACGGTGAAGGCATGCAGATATGGCGATTCGATTTCTCTGGAGCTTCTAGACTGGGCAAACACATCGCATATGGAACTGGATTTCGAAAAGGAACCAATAGAAAATGTCTGGAACTCAGAAGATTGA
- a CDS encoding flavodoxin domain-containing protein, whose product MKIGIIAYSKTGNTLYVAEKLRDKLISEGKEASVIRLRSETPDLERYEGLVFCSPVNGGAPADPMKSYLAKMKSLQGKKVALMATGLFPAALGRKQTLTYMKKVCREKGAEICGEGSVGSWRFGRERKIERLVQDLASCF is encoded by the coding sequence GTGAAGATTGGAATAATTGCCTATTCAAAGACAGGAAATACCTTGTATGTTGCTGAAAAACTAAGAGATAAGTTGATTTCTGAAGGAAAAGAAGCATCTGTGATAAGGCTGAGATCGGAAACCCCCGATCTCGAAAGATACGAGGGCCTTGTCTTTTGCTCTCCAGTTAATGGCGGAGCACCCGCCGATCCCATGAAGAGCTATCTTGCCAAAATGAAGTCACTCCAGGGCAAAAAAGTTGCTCTTATGGCTACTGGTCTATTTCCGGCCGCTTTGGGAAGGAAACAGACACTGACCTACATGAAGAAAGTCTGCAGAGAGAAAGGTGCAGAGATCTGCGGAGAGGGTAGCGTGGGATCGTGGAGATTTGGCCGAGAGAGAAAAATTGAGAGGTTGGTACAAGATCTTGCTTCTTGTTTCTAG
- a CDS encoding SUMF1/EgtB/PvdO family nonheme iron enzyme, translated as MNRFLSLIIIVIFASSLCASIPEQVLVNRGSFLMGTTWREEGVDYEPVRRIHLNYDYYIGKFEVTFEEYEAFCDETGRILPDDSGWGKGSRPVMNVSWWDAIAYCNWLSNKQEIPLAYDSEGNLLDGRGKITTDPSEVEGFRLPTDPEWEFAARGGNASEGYTRSGGNSVDSVAWYKTNSENMTHPVGTKAPNELGIHDMSGNVWEWVSDYHTDYYSSEETNPYVSSFSAYRVKRGGSWIDCPVGVSVDVRSKGLPSHAITNLGFRICKTAK; from the coding sequence ATGAACAGATTCCTCTCGCTTATTATTATCGTTATTTTCGCTTCTTCACTCTGTGCTTCAATACCGGAACAGGTTCTCGTAAACAGGGGAAGCTTTCTCATGGGAACGACATGGAGAGAAGAAGGTGTCGATTATGAACCGGTTCGACGGATTCATCTGAATTACGATTACTACATCGGGAAGTTTGAAGTCACCTTTGAAGAATATGAGGCTTTCTGTGATGAAACGGGTAGAATCCTTCCAGACGACTCCGGTTGGGGAAAAGGCTCCAGACCAGTTATGAACGTGAGCTGGTGGGACGCGATAGCTTATTGCAATTGGTTGAGCAATAAGCAGGAGATACCCCTTGCCTACGATTCCGAGGGCAACCTGCTTGATGGAAGGGGCAAAATAACAACTGATCCCTCCGAAGTAGAGGGGTTCAGGCTGCCGACAGACCCAGAGTGGGAATTTGCGGCAAGAGGCGGTAACGCAAGTGAAGGCTACACAAGATCGGGAGGGAACTCGGTTGATTCGGTAGCATGGTATAAGACTAACTCCGAAAATATGACCCATCCGGTAGGCACCAAAGCTCCAAATGAACTGGGAATTCACGATATGTCGGGAAATGTTTGGGAATGGGTTAGCGATTATCACACAGACTACTACTCTTCAGAAGAAACGAATCCATATGTTAGCTCCTTCTCAGCTTACAGAGTTAAAAGAGGTGGCAGCTGGATAGATTGCCCCGTCGGTGTGAGTGTCGATGTGAGATCTAAGGGTTTGCCAAGTCACGCCATCACAAATCTCGGCTTCAGAATTTGTAAAACAGCAAAGTGA